In a genomic window of Hyphomonas sp.:
- a CDS encoding endonuclease domain-containing protein, producing MANKFTRTPEHTRRARALRQSASKTEQKVWLLLSRKQMGVSFRRQHPAGPYFLDYYCPSLKLAIEVDGDWHDPVYDARRDAFLAERGITVLRIPVSWIDESLEAVGDHTRQEIELIRKSRG from the coding sequence GTGGCGAACAAGTTCACGCGCACGCCTGAACACACACGTCGCGCTCGTGCGCTTCGCCAGTCCGCCTCGAAGACCGAACAGAAAGTCTGGCTGCTCCTCAGCCGGAAACAGATGGGCGTGTCCTTTCGGCGCCAGCATCCCGCCGGTCCCTATTTCCTCGACTATTACTGCCCCTCCCTCAAACTCGCCATCGAAGTCGATGGCGACTGGCACGACCCTGTATACGACGCCCGCCGCGATGCTTTTCTGGCAGAGCGCGGCATCACGGTTCTGCGCATTCCGGTCTCATGGATAGATGAATCCCTCGAAGCCGTGGGAGACCATACCCGGCAGGAAATTGAGTTGATCCGGAAAAGCAGAGGATAG